The window TGACTTCCACCTATGGTTATCAAAATACGCTATCAACATATTGGGTCTTGCCATAAGTCCAAGTAGGTCTTAAATTTAAAGCATGTATACACTTAATCATTTTCTTAGACTAACTTATTATGGATAGAATTAAACCAATTAAATAACTAGGTTAGGTGGTTTCCCTTCATCAATGAAGATGGTATGTCCATGTGGTTGCCTTCCTCCCTAATTAGGTATTACTATGAATTACAATTAGCTAAATGACCCATTGTTCATCAACTATCTCCATTATATAATGGTCTTTTAGCCCTTCCACCCAATTGGCCTTTACAAGTCATCAATTATATGTATAAACAAATGTCTCTAACTcttaaaaaactcaaaaaaagaaaagtcttGATCTTAGTGACTATTTTGGTAtgatttatatcttatatatgaAACTTCAACCATTAACTTTCATCCTTCTTATAGGTCCTACAAGACACTGGATGTTTTGCAAAGAAAGCAAGTAAggaattaaaaggaaaaaactataagtttgaaaaattctgaaattataagttaaaatatctATGTTCTTCCTACTGTTAATATCTATTATACATGAAATTTACAATTCATTGGTTCTATCTATTTAGCCAATTATTGTAGTTGGTATGAAGTATAATGTCAAGAGAAGAGCTAGCTTGCATGGGTACATTAACATCTAATCATGTGAGGATATCTATTATCCTAAGTATAGATCCTAAATATGAAACTtacatgaaattattttgtaaatatggaATTTATTCATAAAACTAACAATAACCTAAGCATCTTACCTCGATattcttttatgaaaattttcaactattgcagggagtccttcatgtcattGAACATGTTTAGGTCTGAATAAGCAAGAGTAGTAGTGACGTACTTAAGAGAATGACCTATGTCTTTCAGTACAACCTGAAGAATATACAATAAACAATTTAGCAACAAAATTAGATTCTTAAAAGTTTTAACACATGAAATTCAATAAGCTCattaatttcaaagaaggttggtAGCCAAATGTAGTAGAATAATTGAGATAAAGAAACTAggaatgaagaaaaattaattttaggtaaaacattataattaaattgatattttaactTGACATGTTATGAATCCATGAAAAATAAGACATTGGCAATacttaattgattaaaagagtAAAATAACACCAAATATAGCAAAAAAAACTACATGATATGGACAAATGGTTTATTTTTGTAACAGTCATCAGCAGACTAAAATTAAAAGGGCCTTGGTGGAGGAAAAAACTATTATGTCAAAATGACTAGTTTCTTTCCTTAGAATTGCATTTAGACTGAGGAGCTATTATTCAAGTTGATACCCTATTTTAGACAATGAGGCTTTGGAGGCCTATTTAGGGAGAATGAggtgctctttttttttttttttttttttttccttaggcTTATTGGTAAGAAGTCTTAAtctaatttcctatttttttaatgtcaaagaaaatataagtaTAAGATGTTTTAAACTTTAAGCCCATTAGTTTAGGAGGAGGCCTctacaaatttaaattgaaaaaagttATACAGCAAGTGATCTTAAGgatctaaaatgttttttttttaggataggcATATTCCTAATGCATGCACATGTAATGAGACTAAAGACTTTCCTAAAAACAGTTTGAAAATGCATGAATTTTCCTACCATTACAACACTAGGATTTCAACAAATCCAACTAATAAGGATGTATACAGGAAATACACAAAGGGTGTGACACCTACCATGTCTACTAGGCTTCACCTCTCAATTTGCCAATTACACATCCATCAAAATAGAGCAACCATTGGATGATCCATATTGAAAACACTGCCAACTAGGAGTACCAAGATATATATTAACAAATCATGACtaagaataaattataaaattaacattaaCAAAATATTCACTAGATCTTTAGAATAATATGAAGTTATATTATACTATAGGTCATACAAGGTACCTTCAAGCATGAGTAATGATTAATTGAGTCATTAACATAACCCAATCTGAGCGAACTTCATTAATTTCCATTTCACTATATGTTTTTCTCCCATTAAACTGAAATGGAATAACATACATCTTCACTAAGTTGGATTGGAAAATCAAGTGCTATAGTAAAATGACCAACCATATGAATTGCATTGCATACAAACCTTTGATGTTAGTTGGTTTGGATTAGCAATGATTTCTTTCATGAATCTCATCACGTAATGCCCACATTCCACACTACCTGGTTGTCTTGGACACTATGGCAAAAGTATCAACAATTACAACAAACATAGCATGGTGTTCTTACTTCTTTAGTATCTAATTGATCATCATATTAATCATCGCCCATTTCCTAATTTTGTGTAGTGAATTAAGTGGtcaaacaatatattttaatctaaAGGAATAAGTACTTACAACCACTTTCACCCAAGTCGGCTCTCTCTTtgatgttttctgtttttctggTGGGTTGATTCTAATTGccctataaaaaagaaatgatgttTTATAGATAGTATGCATTGTACTAAAATATGAGAAGTACACACTTACATGTTAACTATCTCCCTAAGATCATCACATGGTTGACAAGCCATTGGATCAAGGTAATATGCAATCATTCTCTTCATCTCTAGTGCCACTGAGACCCAGtggaaactaaagaaaaaagaaaaaaaattgtaatataaTATCCACAAATTAATACATCACAAACTAACTTATATACATTATATCGAGATTTGGGATAAAAGGTTACTCTGGATTGTATGGAATAAGCATATATTCAGCATGTGTTGCATTCCTTAGTCGATCCGCAATGACCCTTGACATGTTTTCTTTACTCCTCTCCCATTCCAGCTTTTGAAACCAATGCTGGATTGACAAAAACATATTGTTCAACCTGCTTTCCATCAATCAACTTTCTATGCAGGTGCCTAATTAAATCCCACATAATAAGTTATCAACAATCATTATAGTTCATTAGCAAATAACCTTTTACCTAAAAAAAGTGTGAagagtaattaaaaaaattataaaatccctCACCAGATGTAGTATAACATACAATTGGATGACACTTCTTTTGATGATATAATCATGTCCATATCTTCTTTCATTAGGAAGGTCTTGAAACTCTCACCAAACACATCATCTGGGAAGTCAACAGGATGTACTCTTGAGGTACTCAGCATGAGGCCAACCAATGCCTCAAAATTCTTGATATCTTGTGCTTTCTCACCATTAGATTTGACTtcaacttcattttctttttgtttctttcctttcttggaTGTCTATACAATTAAGAACCATGATACAAATCAAATCAACTAGTtgaatatacaaaaaaaatgaaaataaaataaaatttaaggttATCATAAAGCTTGGTAAATAAATTTACTCACCGAGATATGAGTATGAATGATGACTAAATGAGTTGGCCACAAAACTTGGTAACCAATTGCAGCCCCAACAGTAGTAGTTTGTCCAAGAATAGGAATGGGAAGGGGTGCACTTGAATCATAAGAAGCATCAACAACTACTAGATAGTTACATTCAAGTATAATTGTGCCACCGACCACTATGTTTTCCTTGGTCTCCACAGCCAAGTCACATTTTCTAACCTACAAAATGAAGTTATATTATTAGATATGAGCCAATATTCTATATTTCATTCTTTCAAGTCTACATCTTCAAATTAACATTGGTTAATATTGAAAGCCATCTATAAGGTACAAGCAAAAATGTGAGATATGAAGTAATTTTAGATCACATTGGAAAGATTGAATGAAGGCATGCGAATTATTATGTGTTTATATAAAGAATAgctattcttaaaataaaagagGTTAGTAATGCAtaatcaatcaaaataattattgaatattaaaaagtttcataatatatgaaataaaaatcccATATGATCTAATTATGTAGAcaacaaaattatattatctattttgtaAATGCccaaaatgctaaaaaaaaatttgacaactttttgattttcttatattgcaCCACATAAAAGAAAACCATATATGTTCCAccaacaattaattaaattcaaacaacaaaatttacctaaattatatctcctattacaacaaaaattatcatcaaATTAACTAGATAAATACCTTGTTCTTTGGTTCTATTGGCACTAGTGGACCTGCATCTTCAACTCTACGGATTGGCTTCTCCACTACTTCTGGTAGGagaaactgtttttttttcatgttcgAACTGCTAACATCAGATTGGGGAGTGACTGCTCCCACTTGAGATAGTTTTGCTAGCACTTCTGCTTGAAAGTTTCTTTGCTCTTCTTTAGATGCTGGTATAAAATCCCTAACAGCACTATCTACAGCACTATTAAAATATTGATGAGGTGTGTGGTGCTTCCCTTTGGCTCTAACTCGACCACTATACTCAGGAGTACCCAATGCTTCTACAAGTATATCATTACTCCCATTAACACTCCTACCATTCTCTTGAGACTCTTTCAACAgcttatccttaaaaaaaatgttaattatgaagttcaattataaatttgttatcataaattagctattataaataaatgaaattgagGTTGAAAATATCCACTTACTATTTTTTCAATCACTGGTATGGCCACTTCATCAAAGGtgccatctttttttttctcttgctttCTTCCATAATATGCTTCGATTAATACTTTCAGTTGACCCACTTGCAACCATCTTTTAAAAGGAGACAATGTATAATGTAATAAGCATATAAAACTATTATGtattatgtataaaataaataattaaactatAAATTAGTATAAACTTACCATCTCTTCCTCAAGACCAGCATATCCTTTCCCACTTAGATGGTGATTATAAAtgtgtttctttcttctttctttttgaactTCTCGATATtcctataaattaaaaatgtataattaaTGAATGTGAATACAAGATATGTAAAGAGTTGTAATTATACCTTAAATCTATCAGACAGTCGATCTTTAACAAACATTGTCCAATCTTCATcctcaataaaaatatattgaattggCGGTTTTTTGAGGAGCTCCGATTGGTCTTTGAAAGGAAGAATGTACTTCACTGTTAACATGTTCTTAAATGATCGAAAACATTTTCCAATTGTTAGCATACAATTCCTCCTACTTTTGGGATTTAATGAAAAAGCACCTTACACATTAATAGTATACATGTTAGTGACTTAATGTGGTTAGGAATGATTGATGTTTTGCATAAAGGTGATGTAGGTAAGAATGTGTTACCTCAATGCTATCCCATAACTTATGCTTCAACTGTTTAGGTACAACGTGCCACGTTTGATATCTTATTGGCACCATAGTGCGTGCTAATACGCCTAAATAGCTTGTTAGATGAACTGTTGATTCTCCTATGAAAATGCCATCAAGATTGTACTTAACCTGCAACTTGATCCCTTTGCTTCTGTTCTTGGTAATCATGGACTTTCGTGTCATTCCTCTGTACTtcctttttatggttttttttcctttctctggATCCATtctggtaataaaaaaaaacaaaaaaaaaacaaaacaaaactaataaaGATTAGTTAACATTATATTAGATATAACCGTGTTAGAGAAGAgttgtaaaaagaaaattttagacaaAACAATCCCTCATCATTGCATAATGAAATGCCACCAATGAAATGGCCTTATCTATTCTCAGTTTCTTATTCACTTGTGCCATAAAAGTGAGACAAAGACAGTCTTTAATTAAGTTCATTTAGTTGTGTGCTTCAGTTATTTAGACCTTTTGTtgtttcaaatactttttttttagtgaattgTATGTATTCAGATCATACATTTCATGGACCTTTTTTTTGGAATGGTTCATCACATAACGAAGTTGACATTTCAGTTTAGCTATTTTTTCTCCCTCTTTCTTgctcatttgatttattttaatttaaattttttttattttatgaacttTTATATTCTAGTATGTgtttctcttattatttttgctaatccattgtcattttcttttgcattttcctATGAGAGCCTTTTAGAATTGCATATTTAACTTACTGAATTGTTAACTAGTTcatatcaaaactaaaaattacaTATAACTGAATGattacattttattttgtaCAAACAAGAATTTTACAAGAATCAtactttttttttgatagataaacagtcaaatatattagaaaaggctaaaaaaaGCCGCatgtatacagggggtatactaAACAGCCCCAAAAAAGGctggaaaaacaacaaaaaagggtaaaaacctcacccaccctcaagtggtcccaagccactccaaaaaacctaaCAGAGAGTAGGTTTCCTCACCAATGTACACCTTAGCCCAACcccacaagttacaaacaaaagaattcttgaaTTTCTGAATATCTAAAGACCCTCCCCTGAACACTatcctattcctttccttccaaaccgtccaaaaaatgcacaGCGGTATggaattccatattttttttcttttttttcccacaaaagaacccctccAACTATGAAGCACCTCTATAACCgactctgggaacacccattgAACTCCGAAAATGACAAGGGTAATCTCCCAAATAGTTttaaccactgtacaatgtaagagaataTGATTCGCATTTTCCTCTTCGCATCCACATAAATAACACCGATTAGGTAGCTGCCATCCCTTTCTTTGAAGCTTATCCAAAGTGAGGATCTTCCCCCACgctgcctcccaagcaaaaaaagacaCTTTTGTTGGAACCCTATCCATCCATATGCGTCTATTCGGAAAAGCACCAACTGAGTAGCCGCTCAAACTTCTGTAGGCCCCCTTGGCCCCAAAAACGTCGTTGCCTTCCCGCTTCCATCTCACTGAGTCCTCCTCCTGAGAAATCCTGAAATCCTTCAGAAGATTCAGCATTTCTCCTATCTGATctatctcccaatcattgagaTCTCTAGCCAAACTGAGATTCCACCCTCCTTGCCCCAAACTAGAATCCCACACTTCGCAAACTTTGGCATTCTTATGACCCGCCAAGGTAAACAACTGAGGAAAAGTTTGAGAAAGCGCCTCAttgccacaccacttatccATCCAGAACAAAACTCTATTCCCCTTCCCAACCTTAAGGTCCATGCTCTCCCAACACCACTCCGCCTCTTTCATTATCTccttccacaaccccacccCATAAGGCCCACAAACTTCCTTAGTCCTCCACCCACATCCCTCTTGACCATATTTCACCCCTATCGCCTTTTTCCATAGATTATCCTTCTCATAGGCATATCTCCATACCCATTTGCCCAACAATGTTTTGTTCAACAAATCTATCTTTCGGATGCCTAATCCCCCCTCCTCCTTAGGGCTGCAAACCACTTGCCAATTAATCAAATGGCCTTTCCCCTCCAAACTTCCTCCCCCCCACAAGAAAtctctttggattttttcaatCCTTTTTGCCACCACCTTAGGAATTCGAATAAGTGAAAGGAGGTAGATGGGTATGCTGGCCAAAGTGCTCTTAATAAGAGTCATTCTTCCCCCCTTGGAGatatattgccttttccacTGGGTCagtcttcttctcattctctcttccaccccatcccaagaaGAGGCGTTTTTATGATTggctccaaggggcagccctAAGTAAACAACGGGTAAAGCCCCCAATTTACAACCCAGCTCAGCCGCCAACTCCTCCATCCCATCCACTTCCCCCACCGGAATAAGGACACTCTTAGCCAGGTTAATTCTCAAGCCGGAGGCAGCCTCAAACCACGCCAAAATCCAACTTAGATTGGTCAGTTGCTCTCTTCTAGCTTTGCAGAAAATTAGAGTGTCGTCAGCAAAGAGGAGGTGCGAAACAGTCAGCTCATCCCCCCCTCTCCCCCGCATCCTACAGCCTGAAATAAAGCCCCCTTCACCAGCCCGGCTAATCATGGTGCTaagcacttccatacccaaAACGAAAAGATAAGGAGAGAGGGGATCTCCTTGCCGCAGCCCCTTTGAGTTCGAAAAGAAACCAGCTGGAACCCCATTGATTAATATAGAGAATTTGGCGGTAGAAATACACCACCTCATCCATTCCTCCCACCTAGACCCAAATCCCATCTTCCGAAGAACCTTCATAAGGAAGTTCCAATTGATACTATCATAAGCTTTTTCAATATCCAACTTACATAtcaaccctttctcttttcttttataccaataatcaatcacctcattagctaCTAGAGaagcatccaaaatctgtctccctctcacaaaggcattttggtcaACTGAGACCACTCTGTCCAGCACTTTCTTTAGCCTATTTGCTAGGACTTTGGCTAAAAGTTTATACAAACTCCCAAGCAAACTAATTGGCCTAAAGTCCCCCAAGTCATCAGCACCTCCTTTCTTGGGAATAAGGACCAAAAAGGTGGTATTAAGAGACTTGGCAAAGGATCCATACTCAAAGAATTCCTTAAACAGTTCCATTACCTCCTCCTTCACCACATCCCAGCAATCTTGCCAAAAGGCCATTGTGAACCCATCCGGACCTGGAGCTTTGTCACCCCTCATCTCCATTAGTGCAAAATGAATTTCCTCCTCAGAGAAGGGCACCTCCAAATTTTCAGCTTCCCGGGAATTAAGCTGTTTGAGCTGCAGGCCCTCAATATCTGCTCTCCACCCCGGTTCTTCTGAGAGTAAATTCTGGAAAGCATTCACTATCCCCTCCCTCACCTCTTGATCCTCAGTCAGCATCTCCCCATTAATTGTAATCCTATCCAAAGAATTATTCCTGCGATGAGCATTGGCCATACGATGAAAATAACTGGTAttcctatccccttcctttAGCCACAGCTCCCTAGATTTCTGCCTCCACTGAATTTCCTCCATTAGCACCCATTTATAAAAAGCATCCTTGGCTTCTTTTTTCTGCTCAGCTTCAGCCATGGACAGCCTCCTCTCActttccactccatcccaatgTTCCAACTGCTGAAGGGCAGAATTTTTATTGACTTCCACCcttccaaacacctccctattccagactttaatattttgtttcacaACCTTCATCTTGTAGGCCAATCTGAAACTAGCCCTACCTCTTGCCTCAATCCCTTGCCACCACCCCCGGAGAAGACCCTTAAAGTCGTCCATTTTCAGCCACATGTTCTCGAATCTAAACGGAGTTGGGCCTCTCCTTAACCCCCCACCCATCAACAAAATAGGAAAGTGGTCGGACGTAGGTCTATGCATTCTGCATTGGGCTACCCCACTGAACATATCTAGCCACTGCTGGGTCACCAAAAACCTGTCTAGCCTTGCCCAGGATTGATTATTCCTTCCCCCACTCCAAGTGGCAATGCCCCCTTGCATAGGAAGATCAATTAGCTCTAAGTCATCCACAGTTTGGGCGAAATTTCTCATGGCCCCAGACAATCTTCCCTGTCTACTCCTTTCTCGCTGAgacaagatgacattgaagtccCCCCCAATACACCAAGGCTCCTCCCACAAGCCTCTAATCGCCCCTAGCTCTTCCCACAAACAATCCCTGTCTTCTTTGGTAAAAGGACCGTACACCCCAGTAAATATCCAAATCATCCCATTTTCCACATTCCTAATCCTACACGAGACTGAGAATTTCCCCACCTCCGTCTCCATCACCTCCAGAGACCTCTTATCCCAACACACCAGAATCCCTCCTGCAGTGcccatagcatctaaagccgtCCAATTAGACCACCTACCAGAACCCAAGCTTCTCACCACTCCCTCCGACAATGTCTCAATTTTGGTCTCCTGAAGACAAAAAAGATCCACCCTCTGACTTCTAATCACTGCCTTAATGACCCTTCTTTTGGCGCTGTCATTGGCCCCCCGGACATTCCAACTCAGTATTCTTATCTTCATTTAAACTCCATAATTTGGCACCCCCTTACTTGCCCACCAACATTTTGCTTCTTCCCCCCTTCATAATTAATGGagcactctaatcttttcaacTCCCTCTCAAATTTGGATTTCTCCAAAATGCTCTTACTATGAACTCTTTCCCTTCTCTTCCGAATTTTAACCAGAAATTCCATAATATCCTTCTCCAATCCTTCCGTCGAGAACCCCAGAAAATTGCTGAACTTGGCTAAATCACTGTTCTCCCAGCTAATCTCCTCCCCTGCCTTACTTACTCATGGCACTATTTGATCAGAGCTCACATCCTTTCCAACATCGTCAGTGCTGCTCTTACTAACCTCCACCAAATCCCaacattctccattttttctcaAGGGGGATTCCGATCCCATGATCATTTGGAGCGGATTTTCATCCTCATCACACTTCTTTCCAGGCCCAGAAAGGTCGCAAAATTCCCTCACTGGAATCcgaccaaaaagaa of the Vitis vinifera cultivar Pinot Noir 40024 chromosome 10, ASM3070453v1 genome contains:
- the LOC100854224 gene encoding uncharacterized protein LOC100854224 gives rise to the protein MDPEKGKKTIKRKYRGMTRKSMITKNRSKGIKLQVKYNLDGIFIGESTVHLTSYLGVLARTMVPIRYQTWHVVPKQLKHKLWDSIEEYREVQKERRKKHIYNHHLSGKGYAGLEEEMVRKCDLAVETKENIVVGGTIILECNYLVVVDASYDSSAPLPIPILGQTTTVGAAIGYQVLWPTHLVIIHTHISTSKKGKKQKENEVEVKSNGEKAQDIKNFEALVGLMLSTSRVHPVDFPDDVFGESFKTFLMKEDMDMIISSKEVSSNCMLYYIWHLHRKLIDGKQVEQYVFVNPALVSKAGMGEE